TCAAAATGTGGGAGGCTTACTTCCCAAAAGCTGATATTGCGGCCATTGATATCAACCATGCTTCCTATTTGGACAATGACCGTGTACAGACTTTTGTTGTAGATCAATCTAATGCACAAGAACTCCGTGCCTTTATCTCTAATCAAGCTTCGTTTGATGTGATCATTGATGATGGCAGTCACCATCCGGCACATCAACAGCTCACGTTAAGCATTCTCTTCCCAAAACTGAACTCCGGCGGGTTATACATCATCGAAGACCTGGATGATAATGGGAAAGATGATCCGGTAAGTGAAAGTCGGTCTCATAGCATGAAGGTTTTGAATACCCGCACCTTGCTTAAATCGATACGAGAAACAGATACGATAAAATCACCACATGCATTCGCTGAAATCGACTTTCTGGATTCGGTAAATCGCATAGATTTTCATTGCCCAGAATTGACTACTCAATCAAGCTGGCAATACTTACCTCCTCGTAAAAGGACCATTTTTCAATACCGGAACAACAGTGAACGGGTTTGTGTGTTAAGGAAAGCCTGATTTTCGGGATATTTAAATTAAGAATTATGAGATGTCAATTTACCTTCTCTACCCCCGGCGTGGGTCGCTTCAGTTTCCCTAAAGGGAGAAGGCGAAAATCAATTGTACACTCTTCAGGGGTCGGGGTAAATACAAGTGATTTTCTGAAAATTGAATTTAGTTCCACCTTAAGCGGCTATTTCTATCAAATAATTTCACTCGGATTCCTTAACTTCATACCATGTGTTACGATGTAGCCTATTTGACGAAAAGAGCCAAAGCTTACGCCGAACGATACGGTAAAGCAGAAGATTGGGAAGACATCAAAAAGCGACTTCCTCCTACCTATCATGCTTCAGGTTTTACGGAGCCAGATCTTCCTGTGATCACCAACGATCGCCCGGATGAGATACAGGCCTTTCAATGGGGATTTGTACCGATGGTTTATGCCCCAAAAATGCAGGGCAGGCCCATGAATACCTTGAATGCCCGAGACGATAAGATTTTTACTGGCCGGAGTGTCTTCCGGGATTCTGCCAAGCAACAGCGATGCCTGGTCATGATCGACGGCTTTTTCGACCATCACAAGAAGGATGGTATTGCCTATCCACATTATGTCAAATTAAAAACAGATGAACCTTTCTTAGTAGGTGGCCTGTGGCAATCTTTTAAAGTCCCTGACGAGGAATTTTCCGTCAATACCGTGACCATGGTGACCGGACCCGCCAACAAAGAAATGGCCTGGGTACACAATGAGCCGGCCTACAGTGCGACCAGCCGTATGATTTACATCGTAGAGAAAGGCGAAGAAGATGCCTGGCTTTTTGGAGAAGCAGAAGAAGCCAAACAAGTCATCAAACCACTACCAGATGATCTATTGGAATATTATCCTAGTCAACCAATCAAATCGAACAAAAAGCTGAACAGGACTTATTTAGGAAACGTACCGGAAATCCTGAACCGAGCGTATTACCCAGAGTTGGAAACGAGTCAGGGGAGTTTGTTTTAAGGTGAATGAGCTAATGAAGTCATAACATCATGCTGAAATCCAAAATTTTATTAGTCAATAAGTTCGAGGATGATGATACTCATAAAATTCTTGATATCGCTATGAATTTTTTGAAACAATATTTTGATTATTCAGAATCAAGGTCAGAACATATATTAAAGTCTTTCTTCAAAGAATATGGTGACATTTATGATGAAGATTTAATCCATCATGAGTCATCTTTCAAAATGGCGGCCATCATGCACTATAAGTGTACTTTGAAAGATCATTCCGGCAGTGTAAAAGACTGGTTAATGGAAAGTGGCTATAATTCTCCCCCAAAAGAAGCAATGGAATACTTCAGGGAAAATTATTTTGATGATCCTTCTTCTATTCGTGAGATCCCTCATTGGCTGAAGTCTTCTAGGGAGTGATTTGAGCATCTGATAGCTCTGATAGAGCGCGTCTTCAACGTGTGCTCAATTAATTAAACAAATACATCAATCCCACAAAACACTGAAGTACATCATATTTTACTTAATGTAAAATATTTTTTACATTGAGTTAAACCTATTTAACTTTGTGTACGTAATACTTTACAGCACTTGAATAACTGCTGTCAATAGTTATGACCTATCAGGAGAAAAAAAGTATCGCCTCACTTTCAAGCACAATCGTTGTAATACTCTGGTATTGCCTCTATGTATTTGTGTTCAATGCAGACCGTAGTGCCGGACCAGAAACTGATTTTCAATTTTATGGCGTAACCATTTTATTGATCATTCCGGGAATGATTGTGGCGAATATTCTGATTCATATTCTCGTGGGGATCCAACATAAAATGGCAACCAATGAGGACATTGAGTCTTTTGAAGATGAGTTTGACAAAGCCATTGAATTGCGGGCCAATCGCAATGCGTACAACACGTTCATGGCAATTTTCCTGATTTCCATGGCTTCCCTGGCGATGAGTTATCCTCCTTACATCATGCTCAACATTCTTGTCGATGGCATGATGGCCGCCTCTTTGGTGTGGAGTATTTCCAAACTGTACTTTTATCGAAAGGGGTTATGAAGTGAAGCAGATCAAGATTGAAAATAACATACGGAGGCTTCGTTTCGAGCGAGATGAAATGACGCAACAGCAATTGGCTGAAGCCGTTGGGGTAACCCGTCAAACCATCATGTCTATCGAGAAGGGAAAGTATTCCCCTTCTCTGGAATTGGCTTTTCGAATGGCACAGGTTTTTGAGACCAAGATCGATGAAGTTTTCACCTTCATTGAAACCGATATAGATGTTGTAAAAAAGAAATGTTAAACTGATATAACACGATAAGAACACTATTGTAAATCATTTTTCGCGGGCCGTTCTTTTATAGATTCGAAGACTCCATTTAGGGCTGTTAATACCACTACTCTACCCCAAAATGAGTACAGAATCATCGAAAACTGAAAATTTCGAAACAAGAGAGCTATGCCCTTTTTTATCCACTACTTACCATTTGAATTATGAGTATCTTGATTTTCCGAACAAACATTGAAACCAAAGGCATGGTCAATTTTATGGGGACGATATTTAACGACCATCCCGGCATTCGCAGCTGGTTTGTGGATATCGAAGACATTGATAATGTACTGCGTATAGAGGCCTCCCAGCAATTACAATTGATGGATGTGGTCCAGTTATGCCATCGGCATGGATTCCAATGTGAGGAACTGCCGGATTGATCATGAAGGCAATTCTCTGGACAAAGTATGGTCCTCCTGAATTATTAGAGCCAGGAGAATTGGAGAAGCCCACTCCAAAACCCGATGAAGTATTGATCAAAATCCATTGCGCCACGGTTACTGCTGGTGACTGTGAAATTCGAAGATTCCAGATCCATCCTTTGTTTTGGTTACCGCTCCGATTAATAGTGGGCATCACCAGACCTAAGCGACCACTTCTCGGACAGGAATTCTCAGGTACTATTAAAGCGGTGGGATCAGAAGTGACCACCTATTCTCCCGGAGATAAAGTACTCGCCAGTACCGGAATGAACTTTGGCACCTACTGCGAATACAGATGTCAAAAAGCATCAACTCCCATGTCCCATATACCCGAAGGAGTAAGCTTTGAACAAGCCACAACCATTCCTACCGGCGGTATCAACGGGCTTCATTTTCTAAAGAATGCTGACATGAAAGCAGGGCAACACCTATTGATCAATGGTGCAGGCGGTAGCATCGGAACTTATACCCTGCAACTCTCCAAAAACATGGGTATTGAAGTAACTTGTGTTGATCATGCTACTAAATTAGAAATGCTCACTGCCAATGGCGCTGATCACGTGTTGGATTATGAAAAGGACGACTTTACAGAGAAAACCGGATTCTACGATGCCGTCATCGATATCTCAGGGCACGTTCAATATAGTCGCGCTTTGCGGTCGCTGAAACCAAACGGAACGCTGGTTCTTGGTAATCCAGCAACCTCACAAATGTTTCGAAGTATTTGGACCAATCTACGAAGTAAGCAAAAAGTCAAATGGGATTTTGCCGGAGAAACACTTGAAAACTTAGACTATCTGGCCAACCTCATTGCTAAACGAAAAGTCAACCCTGTGATTGATAAAAGATATCCTTTAGAGGGGGTAATTGAAGCACATCAATTTACTGAAACGGGACTCAAACAAGGCAATGTGATCATCAATGTGACTCGCTAAAGTTTATTCCTGTGATGATTTTTTTAATTTAAGTGTCCAATTGTTGGATACTCGATCGTCATCACTCCAAATAAACTTTTAGATCATGCAAGAATACATGTTACTGTTCCGCAACCTGGCTCCCGTTGAAGCTTATTCCTCCAGCCCTGAAGAAATGGAAAAGACAATACCATCTTGGCAAAGTTGGATCCGCGGGATCGCCGAAGAAGGCCGACTAATTTCCACCGCTCCTCTCGAGCGAGAAGGCGCTTTCCTGACCAAGCAATCTACCACGGACGGGCCCTATGCAGAAGTAAAAGAATTGATCCTTGGGTATGTAGCGTGCAAGGCCAACAACATGGACGAAGCCATAGAGATTGCCAAAGGTTGCCCTATCATTGCTGATGATGGAGGATCGGTAGAAGTTCGAAAGATCGCCAACTTCGAAGTTTGAGTTGAAGAACTCGGCACCATCTAACGATAAAATTGACCATCTTTTTCGACATGAGTCGGGAAAGATGGTTGCCGTATTGACCAAACTTTTTGGTTTTGACCAGTTGGAGGTGGCCGAAGACCTGGTACAAGACACGTTTATTCGTGCTTTTGAAAGCTGGAAATTTAACGGCACACCTGACGATCCTCTGGCCTGGCTGTACACCGTCGCCAAAAACAAAGCGACTGATTATGTCCGGCGACAGCAAACCCGCAGGAAGGTAGATGATGTGGTCAAAACTGCTATTCCGGTAGAATATACCATCACTGCGCAATTGGAACAAGCTTTTCATGACATCACGGATAGCCAACTACAACTTCTGTTTGGTGTTTGTCATCCAGCCATCCCTGAGGAAGCACAATTGGCATTGGCCCTGAAAACCCTGGGAGGATTTGGTATCCAGGAAATTGCCAGTGCCTTTCTGACGAACAAAGAAGTCATCAACAAGCGGTTATTTCGTGCGAAGCAAAAGATCCGCAAGGAAAATATCCGACTCGAAATTCCATCACCTAACCAACTCAGCGAACGTACCGGAAGTGTCTTGAAAACGATCTACCTGATGTACAATGAAGGGTACCACTCGTCCAGTCAGGAAGCAGTGATCCGAAAGGACCTATGCCTGGAAGCCATGAGATTAGCTTTACTATTGGAACAGTCTGACTTACCTATTACCAAAGACTGTTGGGCGCTGCTGGCGCTGATGTGTTTCCACACGTCCCGATTTGAATGTCGCTTAAATGAATTAGGAGATCTGATCCCATGGAGTAAGCAAGATCATTCAAAATGGAATCAGGAACTGATCGAGCATGGGTTGAACTATTTGCAGCGACTGAACTTGAATGAACTGGCTTCTGCGTATGAATTGGAAGCAGCCATTGCCTACTTCCATACCATGGAAGATCACCCACAAAAATGGGAAGGTTTATTAGCGCTTTATCGCAGATTATCTAAAGTCAAAGCAAGTCCAATGGTCCTGCTAAACGAAACATACGTATTGAGCAAAGTAGCAGGAGCCAATATTGCGCTGGAGATGTTGGACTCGATAACTGAATTACATGGGCATTATCTGTATTTCGCAGTAAAAGGCGAAATCTTGATAAATGAAGATCCTGTCGGAGCTATTAAAGCGTTAGAAAAAGCCATAGCTTTAGCTCCACTTGAAGCAGAGAAGAAGATACTTAGGGAAAAACAATCAACCATCACTTAGTCCTTTTCTAATATCCATTGTTTAGCCGCTTCAAGTACCAGGTCTGTCCCTTCCAATTCTTCTATCGAAACATCAGGCTCTAAACCATCTGTATATACCTCCTCATGTATATCCGCATAATTTGAGGTCGTAAGGAATAAAGCCCCATCGTCTGATAACTCAAAAAGTTCATTGTTGCTGGAAATACCAGCGGTAGGCTGGCCGATGACCACAACGTCAGCAAGACTCTTTAGAGAAATAGTCACCAATTCTCCTGCACTTGCGGTTTCTGGCCCTACCAATACGGCAACCCTTGGTTGATGAAGTTCAAGCTTTGTCTTTCTAACTTTAGCATGTCTCGTCCCATCAAACCAAACACCTTTCTTTTTAAGCAAAATAGGTTTTCGAGTTTGATCTCGATAAGCCATGGAGGCCAAGGTGTCTGAAGGATAAAATGGACTTAAACCTGACAACATCGCGTAGGCATTTCCTCCTGTATTTTTCCTCAAATCAATGATCCAGCCAGCCGGATTATTCAGAGCTAATTTCTCAATCAATTTCCTTAAATGATCAGCAAAGGCAGTGATTTGCCTGGCATTACCAGACCTGAATCCCGGGATTTCCAGATAGGCTAAATTGTCCATCATCTCACCTTTACTCCATGTAATGGATGTACCTGCTGATTGCCACTTTCGATAAACCTGAGGGGCCATAAAACGGCTGTGTCCATCCCGAAGCTTATTTACCATGAATTCAACTACCGGGCGGGAAGCTTCTAGTGTAGTATCTGCTGAAACCAATCGCTTTCCTAAACTGATTAAGCGATCTAGGTCAACTTCGCCAGCCACCAGGCTGTTCTCCCGAATCAAAGCTCCAATTTCATCGATATACTGCGTGGCTTCAGAGTCAACCGAATCTGTAAGTGCTTTCTCCTTCAACTCAAATAGATCAAATGCGGCGTAACCTTCACCCGTGACTATACCTCCGATGTAAATCTGATCCGACTGGTCATCCACCACGATTTCTATTTCAGATTTGATCCAATGCTCACCTGTTTCAGACAAATCCTGACTGTAATAAGTTCTTCCATTTGGTCCCCTTACCGTGACATAAATCCCTGCCTGGCCATCAAGATTTTGGGTATTCACGATCCCGGAAAAGGTCATTCTTCGCGGGACTCCTACCTCCAACTTTTGTACCTGTAAGAAATAGGTAGCACTTGAGTTCGAATCACATTCCAACCTTAAAGCTTGTTCACCTTCAAAAGCATTGGTATCCCTCTGAATGATAGCACCTTCTGTTCCAAACCACTGAGAGAAAGATTTGGATTGCGTATCCCAGGATTCGAAATCAAGGTTCGTGAATTGACCTAGGCTCAAGTTGGGAATAAACAATAAAATCAAAAATAGCCTCCTCACGTCTTGCGGTTTTGTAGTGGTCACAAGATATAAGAAGGCTACCTTATCCCTGGCTTCGTCCAGGGTTTTAGCTTGTCATTTATTGTTAAAAGCTGCTATAAAACATTTTTTAAGATTCGAAAGGATTGAAAAGATCGTGCAAGAGATACCGGTCTTTTTTCAACTTCCTACGGAATTTAAGCTGAAAAAAACCGGCATGACGATCTTAATTATATTCGAGCTCTGATCAATTCGATAGCGGTGCTTCATTACGATCTCGTTTCAATCGGTAGTAGATCATGGCCTGTACTTTTCGGTCCCAGGGATTTCCAAACTGTGCGGTGTAGTTCGAGTCTTCTGATTTCTCTATTCCATAAGGCTTGGGGATGTAAGGAATTCCCTGCTTTTTAAAAGTCTCCCCTACTGCGGCAATTCTACGTCTGCTCAGTGCAAAATTGTAATCATTTTCCCCTACAACATCGGCATATCCATTGAGCAGGACTCCTAGGATCTCGATATTGGGATTGGACACAATTTCGGAGATCATCATCTTGCCATTGAGGTCCAGTTCATCCTGATTGTTTTCAAAAAAGAATTCTTTCTCCATCACCAAATTGCCCCCTTCATCCTTCATGATCAAGCGTAGTTCCGGTTCTTTGTGTCGAGGCAAGCCATAATAGGTCACAAATTTCAAATCCCTTAAGCGATTCATCCCTTTAGGGCTCCACTGCATCAGGTAAGCACTATCGCCATATTTGACTTTGCGAGGCTTCATCTTCCACCTCACCCGATGTAATACGGGCCATCTACCTACCACCACCTTATCTGGCGGCGTGGCCTCCATGCCTTTGATGATCGCAGCTCCCATCATATCAGAGGTATCGCTTTTCGTTCG
This DNA window, taken from Cytophagales bacterium, encodes the following:
- a CDS encoding SOS response-associated peptidase family protein; translation: MCYDVAYLTKRAKAYAERYGKAEDWEDIKKRLPPTYHASGFTEPDLPVITNDRPDEIQAFQWGFVPMVYAPKMQGRPMNTLNARDDKIFTGRSVFRDSAKQQRCLVMIDGFFDHHKKDGIAYPHYVKLKTDEPFLVGGLWQSFKVPDEEFSVNTVTMVTGPANKEMAWVHNEPAYSATSRMIYIVEKGEEDAWLFGEAEEAKQVIKPLPDDLLEYYPSQPIKSNKKLNRTYLGNVPEILNRAYYPELETSQGSLF
- a CDS encoding helix-turn-helix transcriptional regulator, whose translation is MENNIRRLRFERDEMTQQQLAEAVGVTRQTIMSIEKGKYSPSLELAFRMAQVFETKIDEVFTFIETDIDVVKKKC
- a CDS encoding NAD(P)-dependent alcohol dehydrogenase; amino-acid sequence: MKAILWTKYGPPELLEPGELEKPTPKPDEVLIKIHCATVTAGDCEIRRFQIHPLFWLPLRLIVGITRPKRPLLGQEFSGTIKAVGSEVTTYSPGDKVLASTGMNFGTYCEYRCQKASTPMSHIPEGVSFEQATTIPTGGINGLHFLKNADMKAGQHLLINGAGGSIGTYTLQLSKNMGIEVTCVDHATKLEMLTANGADHVLDYEKDDFTEKTGFYDAVIDISGHVQYSRALRSLKPNGTLVLGNPATSQMFRSIWTNLRSKQKVKWDFAGETLENLDYLANLIAKRKVNPVIDKRYPLEGVIEAHQFTETGLKQGNVIINVTR
- a CDS encoding YciI family protein; its protein translation is MQEYMLLFRNLAPVEAYSSSPEEMEKTIPSWQSWIRGIAEEGRLISTAPLEREGAFLTKQSTTDGPYAEVKELILGYVACKANNMDEAIEIAKGCPIIADDGGSVEVRKIANFEV
- a CDS encoding sigma-70 family RNA polymerase sigma factor, whose translation is MKNSAPSNDKIDHLFRHESGKMVAVLTKLFGFDQLEVAEDLVQDTFIRAFESWKFNGTPDDPLAWLYTVAKNKATDYVRRQQTRRKVDDVVKTAIPVEYTITAQLEQAFHDITDSQLQLLFGVCHPAIPEEAQLALALKTLGGFGIQEIASAFLTNKEVINKRLFRAKQKIRKENIRLEIPSPNQLSERTGSVLKTIYLMYNEGYHSSSQEAVIRKDLCLEAMRLALLLEQSDLPITKDCWALLALMCFHTSRFECRLNELGDLIPWSKQDHSKWNQELIEHGLNYLQRLNLNELASAYELEAAIAYFHTMEDHPQKWEGLLALYRRLSKVKASPMVLLNETYVLSKVAGANIALEMLDSITELHGHYLYFAVKGEILINEDPVGAIKALEKAIALAPLEAEKKILREKQSTIT
- a CDS encoding S41 family peptidase, whose product is MRRLFLILLFIPNLSLGQFTNLDFESWDTQSKSFSQWFGTEGAIIQRDTNAFEGEQALRLECDSNSSATYFLQVQKLEVGVPRRMTFSGIVNTQNLDGQAGIYVTVRGPNGRTYYSQDLSETGEHWIKSEIEIVVDDQSDQIYIGGIVTGEGYAAFDLFELKEKALTDSVDSEATQYIDEIGALIRENSLVAGEVDLDRLISLGKRLVSADTTLEASRPVVEFMVNKLRDGHSRFMAPQVYRKWQSAGTSITWSKGEMMDNLAYLEIPGFRSGNARQITAFADHLRKLIEKLALNNPAGWIIDLRKNTGGNAYAMLSGLSPFYPSDTLASMAYRDQTRKPILLKKKGVWFDGTRHAKVRKTKLELHQPRVAVLVGPETASAGELVTISLKSLADVVVIGQPTAGISSNNELFELSDDGALFLTTSNYADIHEEVYTDGLEPDVSIEELEGTDLVLEAAKQWILEKD